The window CGGATCCAGCAAAAGCATCTGAAAATAGTATTAGAAAACTTTATGGTACAAATAAAGGCGAAAATGCAACTCACGGTTCGGATGCACCTGAAACTGCTAAAGTTGAAATCAAATTCTTTTTTCCTGAATTAGCTTAGTTTTTCAAAATTTAAAAGGGCCCTAAATAATTTTAGGTCCCTTTTTTTGTATTCAAAATTAAAATCTAATTAAAGTATTGTTAATTTTCGTTATCAGTAAAATATGGGACATCTCTTCGTAATTTATTTTTAAATATTTCATTTGAAGTCGAACTTGAACCCGAATCTGAATATTCAGAGTAACAATCAGACTCTTCACTTAAATCAATAGCTTTGCTGACAGGAAATCCTAATTTTTCAATTAAAGATATAAATTCCTCCATAGCTTTATTCGTAGTTTCAGTACCATTTAAGTAATCAAAATAATCAAAAGTAACCTCATTTATACAATTCTTTTCAATCAAATCATGAAATTCTTTAAAAAAATTTTTTATTTTTTCCCCTAATTCTAAATCATTATCGTCAGTTTCATTAAATTTTTTACCCACTTCTTGTATATTATTAAATATATTCAAAACCTCTTTTTTAGATAAATAAGCAAAAATAGTTCCTTCTTCGAATATTTTATCTATTCTATCTAAGACATCTGTTTGTAACTTAATATTTTCGAAAATTTTAACTAAAAAATACAATTTATTATTCGACGCTTTTTTAAAATATTCATCCCCAAATTTTAATAAAAATTTAGCAGTTAAATATATTTTAATAGAATCAACAAAAACATCTTTATCTTGATTTAATAAAAATTTTTTAATACCCAAAGCCTCAATAGCTTCTTGCAAAGGCGACATATTATATGAATTTGAAAATAAAAAAAGAGAGATAAATAAAATAGAAATAAACTTTTTCATACGTCTCCTTTAAATAAATAATATAACTTTTGTTAATCTATAAAAATAAACTTTCTTTTTCAATGAAAGAATTTTTAATTTAATCTAAGTCTTAAATACAAAATAAGCCCGGTGTTTTACCGGGCTTATAGAATAAAAAAAATAAATATTTATTAATCGCTAAAAGATTCGTCTTCAAAAGATGATGAATCTTGAGAAATAGCCTCTTGCAGTGCAATGTCATAAAAATAATTAAACATTGCTTTACTATTTAAAATAATTTTAGATAATTTATTTTGATCAACTTCAGCAAACTCTAAATCAGGAAAAAGATTAAATATCATTTTTAGAAAAGCTTTTGGTAAATTATCAGGAGCAAAATATTTTTCAATTTTAGATTCTGTAAATTCACAATTTAAAAGTTCATTTAACAGCTTATGTTTAAAAAATCCAATTTTTTGATCCTCATTATCCAAAATATCAAACCCAAAAGGCCATGCTTTTTCAAATTCAATATCAGAATTTTTGTATTTTTTAGCAAAATATTCAATAAAAACTTTATCCGAAATTGAACATCCAAAATCGTTAAGAAAGCTATTCAAATCTTGAGCACAAATACGAATATAATAAGAATAAATTGTATTCAAATGAAATTCTTTGGCTTCTTTTTCTTTATTTTCATAATATTCAAACTGGTTCTTTATATCTTGTTCTAAACCGTTTAAATTCATAGCCTGAACCTGATATAAAGAAATTCCTAATAAAATAATAGAAAAAAGCTTTTTCATTACAATCCTTTCACTAAAAATTTTAACTAATCTCCGGAGTTTTTTTAGACTTTACCCAAGAATCCAATTCAATTAAATATTTCAATAACTCTTCAAGTTGTGAAAATCTTATAGAATTTGGACCGTCACAAA is drawn from Candidatus Dependentiae bacterium and contains these coding sequences:
- a CDS encoding nucleoside-diphosphate kinase, which codes for DPAKASENSIRKLYGTNKGENATHGSDAPETAKVEIKFFFPELA